The proteins below come from a single Saccharopolyspora sp. SCSIO 74807 genomic window:
- a CDS encoding maleylpyruvate isomerase family mycothiol-dependent enzyme, whose amino-acid sequence MMSPLAPGRYLDSIAVDGAEIGRLCRLHPAQTVPSCPDWTGADLLAHLTGFTRWLRGLYDGKGDIAAPVPVIDPGACTLEWDRTLEELLSLLRGTDPQAAVPNWSIGPQTAKFWLRRCAQDVAIHRWDAARLISRSPDPVPADIALDGVDEYLHVFIGTALAGGATPEAEATIVLEMTDLDRHVRRDLPRPGPVTTLRGAASDLLLGLWHRRDPLGLFVSGDRELVAAWPRI is encoded by the coding sequence ATGATGTCGCCGCTGGCCCCCGGTCGTTACCTCGACAGCATCGCCGTGGACGGCGCCGAGATCGGCCGGCTGTGCCGGTTGCACCCTGCGCAGACCGTGCCGAGCTGTCCGGACTGGACCGGCGCGGATCTGCTCGCGCACCTGACCGGTTTCACCCGCTGGCTGCGCGGCTTGTACGACGGGAAGGGCGACATCGCGGCTCCGGTTCCCGTTATCGATCCCGGGGCTTGCACGCTGGAGTGGGATCGGACTCTCGAGGAGCTGCTCTCGCTGCTGCGCGGGACCGATCCGCAGGCAGCGGTGCCGAACTGGTCGATCGGGCCGCAGACCGCGAAGTTTTGGCTGCGCCGCTGCGCGCAGGACGTGGCGATTCACCGCTGGGACGCGGCGCGGCTGATCAGTCGCAGTCCGGACCCGGTGCCTGCCGACATCGCGCTCGACGGCGTCGATGAGTACCTGCACGTGTTCATCGGCACCGCGCTCGCCGGTGGCGCGACACCCGAGGCGGAGGCCACGATCGTCCTCGAAATGACCGATCTCGACCGGCACGTCCGCCGCGATCTGCCGCGCCCGGGCCCGGTGACCACCCTGCGCGGCGCTGCTTCCGACCTGCTGCTCGGACTGTGGCACCGGCGTGACCCGCTGGGCCTGTTCGTCAGCGGCGACCGGGAGCTCGTCGCCGCGTGGCCGCGCATTTGA
- a CDS encoding MFS transporter translates to MPIALLALALGAFGIGTTEFVMMGVLPQAAADLGVSISTAGNLITGYALGVVIGAPTLTLLGNRLPRKTVLMGTMGLFTAGNALFALAPSAGVGMAFRFVAGLPHGAFFGVGAVVAAGLVRKADRAKAVSMMFMGLTLANVVGVPLGTLLGQQVGWRATFAVVAAVGVLAIAAIARLLPAMGRPGPEETSVRGQLAAFRKPQVWLALAIVTFGLGGTFACLSYLTPILTGVSGYSETGATVLLMVAGLGMTVGNVLGGRVADKALVPGLYAALIGVAAVLGAFTVTSGNQVAAAVTVFLIGVGGFMVAPIMQAMIMEKAGGTPLLVSAAVQSAFNIANSIGACLGGLAIAHGLGLTGPSMVGSALTMLGLGLAVVSASVDRKVPARSVSDESVSEEAASEETVAEGSGTDELAPARPQREPELAAV, encoded by the coding sequence GTGCCCATAGCGCTGCTCGCACTCGCCCTCGGCGCATTCGGTATCGGCACGACCGAATTCGTCATGATGGGCGTGCTGCCGCAGGCCGCCGCCGACCTCGGCGTTTCGATATCCACTGCCGGGAACCTGATCACCGGCTACGCGCTGGGGGTCGTGATCGGGGCGCCGACCCTCACGCTGCTGGGCAACCGGCTACCCAGGAAGACCGTCCTGATGGGAACCATGGGGCTGTTCACCGCGGGCAATGCGCTGTTCGCGCTGGCGCCGAGCGCCGGAGTGGGCATGGCGTTCCGCTTCGTGGCCGGGCTGCCGCACGGCGCCTTCTTCGGCGTCGGGGCCGTGGTCGCAGCCGGCCTCGTGCGCAAGGCCGACCGGGCCAAGGCCGTTTCGATGATGTTCATGGGCCTGACGCTGGCCAACGTCGTCGGCGTCCCGCTGGGCACGCTGCTGGGCCAGCAGGTCGGCTGGCGCGCCACGTTCGCCGTCGTCGCCGCGGTCGGCGTCCTCGCCATCGCCGCCATCGCCCGCTTGCTGCCCGCCATGGGCAGGCCGGGGCCGGAGGAGACCTCGGTGCGCGGCCAGCTCGCCGCCTTCCGCAAGCCGCAGGTGTGGCTGGCGCTGGCGATCGTCACCTTCGGTCTGGGCGGCACGTTCGCGTGCCTGAGCTACCTGACGCCCATCCTCACCGGCGTGTCCGGTTACTCCGAGACCGGCGCGACGGTGCTGCTGATGGTGGCCGGGCTCGGCATGACGGTCGGCAACGTCCTCGGCGGCCGGGTGGCCGACAAGGCGCTGGTGCCCGGCCTCTACGCCGCGCTGATCGGCGTCGCGGCGGTGCTCGGTGCGTTCACGGTCACTTCGGGCAACCAGGTGGCCGCCGCGGTGACGGTCTTCCTGATCGGTGTCGGCGGCTTCATGGTCGCGCCGATCATGCAAGCGATGATCATGGAGAAGGCCGGTGGAACGCCGCTGCTGGTCTCGGCGGCCGTGCAGTCCGCCTTCAACATCGCGAACTCCATCGGCGCCTGCCTGGGCGGTCTCGCCATCGCCCACGGGCTCGGGCTGACCGGTCCCAGCATGGTCGGGTCCGCGTTGACCATGCTCGGGCTGGGGCTGGCCGTGGTGTCGGCGAGCGTGGACCGCAAGGTCCCCGCCCGGTCGGTGTCCGACGAGTCGGTGTCCGAGGAGGCCGCGTCCGAGGAGACGGTGGCCGAGGGGTCCGGGACCGACGAGCTCGCGCCGGCCCGGCCGCAGCGCGAACCGGAGCTGGCCGCGGTCTGA
- a CDS encoding TIGR04222 domain-containing membrane protein, whose translation MDSPWGLNGPDYLLAYALVLAMLCVCLFAVRAQAKEKQVWAGEKTDPGLYARAYLNGASGRVADTALAGLIELGAVRVNRRRELYSTGRRPADDVQRQLLEGLGDRSTVSRVRAQFKESEYCDSLLHLLREDRLIVSARHRTMLLVLLWGFPVLMLINVVRAVNGAELGFPIGGLIIELAITLFVWLFAAGKCGHPMPTDAGDAVVRPSTGKHAESGTQDHASRLPEDDAANQVAAYGLSAYPDRTIAELLEPPNSARGGRAGGVGGGGGCGGGGGGGCGGGGGG comes from the coding sequence GTGGACAGTCCGTGGGGACTGAACGGCCCGGATTACCTGCTGGCGTACGCGCTGGTCCTGGCCATGTTGTGCGTATGCCTGTTCGCGGTCCGCGCGCAGGCGAAGGAGAAGCAGGTCTGGGCGGGCGAGAAAACGGATCCCGGTCTCTACGCCAGGGCATACCTCAACGGCGCGTCGGGACGGGTGGCCGACACCGCGTTGGCGGGATTGATCGAACTCGGGGCGGTTCGGGTGAACCGGCGCCGCGAGCTCTACAGCACCGGCCGCAGGCCCGCCGACGACGTGCAGCGCCAACTGCTGGAGGGGCTCGGTGACCGCAGCACCGTCAGCCGAGTTCGCGCGCAGTTCAAGGAGAGCGAGTACTGCGACTCGCTGCTGCACCTGCTGCGCGAAGACCGCCTGATCGTCTCCGCCCGCCATCGCACGATGTTGCTGGTCCTGCTGTGGGGCTTTCCGGTGTTGATGCTGATCAACGTGGTGCGGGCGGTCAACGGGGCAGAGCTCGGCTTCCCGATCGGCGGCCTGATCATCGAGTTGGCGATCACGCTTTTCGTGTGGCTGTTCGCGGCCGGGAAATGCGGGCACCCGATGCCCACGGACGCCGGGGACGCCGTTGTGCGGCCGAGCACGGGCAAGCACGCCGAGAGCGGCACGCAGGACCACGCTTCCCGGTTGCCGGAGGATGACGCCGCCAACCAGGTCGCCGCGTACGGCCTGAGCGCCTACCCGGACCGGACGATCGCGGAGCTGCTGGAGCCGCCGAACTCCGCTCGCGGCGGACGAGCGGGCGGCGTCGGTGGTGGCGGTGGCTGCGGCGGTGGCGGTGGTGGTGGCTGCGGCGGAGGAGGCGGCGGTTGA
- a CDS encoding DUF692 family multinuclear iron-containing protein, with the protein MTASESPVLGVGIGWRAEIDLTVERLRTDFVEFIAEDVDPRRIPESLRLLLQRGTPALPHAVSLSLAGAEPLRTERVRHLARVAAAVDAPLVSDHVAFTRAGEWEAGHILPPPRTRESLDVLVDNVRRAQDELPVPLALEHVAALVEWPGAEFGEAEFLARLVERTGCLLIVDVANLYANAHNLGTDPAAFLDTVPLERVAYVHVGGGVWRDGTYHDTHAHPVLPEVLELLCELGARTRPRGVLLERDDRFPDDDELAAELAAIRRAVAR; encoded by the coding sequence TTGACCGCCTCGGAATCACCGGTGCTGGGTGTCGGGATCGGCTGGCGGGCCGAAATCGATCTCACCGTGGAACGGCTGCGGACCGATTTCGTCGAGTTCATTGCCGAGGACGTCGACCCGCGCCGCATCCCGGAGTCGCTGCGCCTGCTGCTGCAACGGGGAACGCCCGCCTTGCCGCACGCCGTGTCGCTGTCGCTGGCCGGAGCGGAACCGCTGCGGACCGAGCGGGTGCGGCACCTGGCGCGAGTGGCCGCGGCGGTCGACGCGCCGCTGGTCAGCGACCACGTCGCATTCACCCGCGCCGGCGAGTGGGAAGCCGGGCACATCCTCCCGCCACCGCGCACCCGCGAATCGCTGGACGTGCTGGTCGACAACGTGCGGCGCGCCCAGGACGAGCTCCCGGTCCCGCTGGCCCTGGAGCACGTGGCCGCGCTGGTGGAATGGCCGGGTGCCGAGTTCGGCGAAGCGGAGTTCCTCGCCAGGCTCGTCGAGCGCACCGGCTGCCTGCTGATCGTGGACGTCGCCAACCTCTACGCCAACGCGCACAACCTCGGCACCGACCCCGCTGCGTTCCTGGACACCGTGCCGCTGGAACGAGTCGCTTACGTGCACGTCGGTGGCGGTGTCTGGCGCGACGGCACCTACCACGACACGCACGCTCACCCGGTGTTGCCGGAAGTGCTGGAACTGCTCTGCGAGCTGGGTGCGCGCACCCGGCCGCGCGGGGTGCTGCTGGAACGGGACGACCGGTTCCCCGATGACGACGAGCTGGCCGCCGAGCTCGCCGCGATTCGCCGGGCGGTGGCGCGGTGA
- a CDS encoding LCP family protein encodes MLLLALAGFGLYVDMSLKREDALPAGGERPAAGPGTNWLLVGSDSREGLDAERQAELGTGDAAGRRTDTMMLVHIPESGGEPTMVSLPRDSYVRIPGKGKDKLNAAFAYGGPELLSRTVEGATGVRIDHYAEIGLGGFADITDAVGGVDLCVKERMTDPKASLDLQPGCQTVNGPQALGYVRSRASSRGDLDRVEHQREFLAALTERASSPQVLLNPFRLFPLITDTSGAFLVGRDEHVWHLGALAFAMNGIASGKGITTTVPMSGFGESSDGASVIKWDAEKAAQLFGALAKDEPVPAGAAGAGFGG; translated from the coding sequence GTGCTGCTGCTGGCCCTGGCCGGCTTCGGCCTGTACGTGGACATGTCGTTGAAGCGGGAGGACGCGTTGCCCGCGGGCGGCGAACGGCCCGCTGCCGGTCCCGGCACGAACTGGCTGCTGGTGGGTTCGGACAGCCGCGAAGGGCTCGACGCCGAGCGGCAGGCCGAACTGGGCACCGGCGATGCGGCCGGTAGGCGCACCGACACGATGATGCTGGTGCACATCCCGGAAAGCGGCGGGGAGCCGACGATGGTGAGCCTGCCGCGCGACTCCTACGTGCGGATTCCGGGCAAGGGCAAGGACAAGCTCAACGCAGCCTTCGCCTACGGCGGGCCGGAGCTGCTCAGCCGGACCGTCGAGGGCGCCACCGGAGTGCGCATCGATCACTACGCGGAGATCGGCCTCGGCGGCTTCGCCGACATCACCGACGCCGTCGGCGGCGTCGACCTGTGCGTCAAGGAGCGGATGACCGACCCGAAGGCGAGCTTGGACCTGCAGCCCGGTTGCCAGACCGTGAACGGCCCGCAGGCGCTGGGCTACGTGCGCAGCCGTGCGTCCTCCCGCGGCGACCTCGACCGCGTCGAGCACCAGCGGGAATTCCTCGCCGCGCTGACCGAGCGGGCGTCGAGTCCGCAGGTGCTGCTCAACCCGTTCCGGTTGTTCCCGCTGATCACCGACACCTCCGGGGCGTTCCTGGTCGGTCGCGACGAGCACGTGTGGCATCTGGGCGCCCTGGCGTTCGCGATGAACGGGATCGCCTCCGGCAAGGGCATCACGACCACGGTGCCGATGAGCGGTTTCGGCGAGAGCAGCGACGGCGCGTCGGTGATCAAGTGGGATGCGGAGAAGGCCGCCCAGCTGTTCGGCGCGCTGGCGAAGGACGAGCCGGTGCCCGCGGGCGCGGCGGGCGCCGGGTTCGGCGGCTGA
- a CDS encoding TetR/AcrR family transcriptional regulator, which translates to MARTTGSSAARTRARVLQAARELFTERSYAGTSIRDIAERLEMTKAALYYHFPAKEDLLRELVAPVVDELGACVRAAEDGSESSRRLLRRVVDLFDDHRHIIRGTLYDASARSVLLAKDDMFADVRALENALAASDDPADLLLARCAIGTVRGAIISTGDIDSLALNRPPEADVGPRLSEQDRELVTNAAVAVLDTGARDD; encoded by the coding sequence ATGGCACGAACGACCGGTAGCTCCGCGGCCCGCACCCGGGCGCGGGTGCTGCAAGCGGCCCGCGAGCTGTTCACCGAGCGCAGCTACGCGGGCACGTCGATCCGGGACATCGCCGAGCGCCTGGAGATGACGAAAGCCGCGCTGTACTACCACTTCCCGGCCAAGGAGGACCTGCTGCGCGAGCTCGTCGCGCCGGTCGTCGACGAGCTCGGCGCGTGCGTGCGGGCGGCCGAGGACGGCAGCGAATCCTCGCGGCGGCTGCTGCGCCGGGTCGTCGACCTCTTCGACGACCACCGGCACATCATCCGCGGCACCCTCTACGACGCTTCGGCACGCAGTGTGCTGCTGGCCAAGGACGACATGTTCGCCGACGTCCGGGCGCTGGAGAACGCCTTGGCAGCCTCCGACGACCCGGCCGACCTGCTGCTGGCCCGGTGCGCGATCGGCACGGTGCGCGGCGCGATCATCTCCACCGGCGACATCGACTCGCTGGCGCTGAACCGACCGCCGGAGGCCGACGTCGGTCCGCGCCTTTCCGAGCAGGACCGCGAGCTGGTCACGAACGCGGCGGTCGCGGTGCTCGACACCGGTGCGCGCGACGACTGA
- a CDS encoding class I SAM-dependent methyltransferase produces MTNRSGAGIDIGSVDFESFYRGEGGFADIEFDRAPWDIGEPQPVLVQLERDGGITGRVLDAGCGPGDNAIFLAERGYSVTGVDGSATALGTARERAAARGVRADFQVADATTMEGVPQEFDTVLDSALYHCLPAESRAAYGAALHRVTKPGAKLHVLCFADVEDAPAPATVSQDDLRTNLGEHWRINAIEQVRYSGAFDPETAARHFEQFMPFDAGAAITDDNGRFTFPMWHLQAERA; encoded by the coding sequence ATGACCAATCGGTCCGGAGCCGGAATCGACATCGGAAGCGTCGACTTCGAGTCCTTCTACCGAGGTGAAGGCGGGTTCGCCGACATCGAGTTCGACCGCGCGCCGTGGGACATCGGCGAGCCCCAGCCGGTGCTCGTGCAGCTGGAGCGGGACGGCGGCATCACCGGCCGCGTGCTCGACGCCGGATGCGGGCCCGGCGACAACGCGATCTTCCTCGCCGAGCGCGGCTATTCCGTGACCGGTGTGGACGGATCGGCGACGGCGCTCGGAACGGCGCGTGAACGCGCGGCCGCCCGCGGGGTCCGGGCCGACTTCCAGGTCGCCGACGCGACCACCATGGAAGGGGTTCCGCAGGAGTTCGACACCGTCCTGGACAGCGCCCTCTACCACTGCCTGCCCGCGGAGTCGCGCGCCGCGTACGGCGCAGCGCTGCACCGGGTCACCAAACCCGGCGCCAAGCTGCACGTGCTCTGCTTCGCCGACGTCGAAGACGCACCGGCGCCCGCGACGGTCAGCCAGGACGACCTGCGCACGAACCTCGGCGAGCACTGGCGGATCAACGCGATCGAGCAGGTCCGCTACTCCGGGGCGTTCGACCCGGAAACCGCGGCGCGCCATTTCGAGCAATTCATGCCCTTCGACGCCGGTGCGGCGATCACCGACGACAACGGCCGGTTCACCTTCCCGATGTGGCACTTGCAGGCCGAACGGGCCTGA
- a CDS encoding EsaB/YukD family protein, producing the protein MNPAAATGTLTRVTLAAPWRRVDLVIPSETALGELLPEIVRLLGYRTVESPQSYRLSLFDGTVVELDQSPRSADIADGALLRVDRISDAPMPAVVHDVTDEVADDLERRPGRWGDAARRWVATGVIAAAGAWAVAMALPVVPPVAALAAGLVVLIAGSALGIGGVRAAGTAVLLAGAAVAATAVPQWSPEWPQRLVAWIALAGLTVLGASAANRRPRSGLTGAGALFGLLALWVVPPVLGFPLLWTATVLALASTVLLGLLPRIALVTSGLTRLDDQQLGERPASRGSVRAAVDSAHRGLALAVLCTAASAAVAGWVLAHGANAWALALACLLGVSTFLRTRACPLVVEVAALTAATLVVVAGLVSRWAEALPAQWWGAALVALLVLAAGFVALTYRPPAHVQARARQIADRVEGIAVIAMVPVAVGVFGLYSQLLN; encoded by the coding sequence ATGAACCCCGCAGCGGCCACGGGCACGCTCACCCGCGTCACCCTCGCCGCGCCCTGGCGGCGGGTGGACCTGGTCATCCCGTCCGAGACGGCGCTGGGCGAGCTGTTGCCGGAGATCGTGCGGCTGCTCGGTTACCGCACCGTCGAGTCGCCGCAGTCGTACCGGCTTTCGCTGTTCGACGGCACGGTCGTGGAACTCGACCAGAGCCCGCGCTCGGCGGACATCGCCGATGGTGCGCTGCTGCGCGTGGACCGGATCAGCGATGCGCCGATGCCCGCGGTCGTGCACGACGTGACCGACGAAGTCGCCGACGACCTGGAACGGCGGCCGGGCCGCTGGGGCGACGCGGCTCGGCGCTGGGTGGCTACCGGCGTCATCGCCGCGGCCGGGGCGTGGGCGGTGGCGATGGCGCTGCCGGTCGTGCCGCCCGTTGCCGCGCTCGCGGCCGGGTTGGTCGTGCTGATCGCGGGTAGTGCGCTCGGGATCGGCGGGGTGCGCGCGGCCGGGACGGCCGTGCTGCTGGCGGGCGCTGCGGTCGCGGCCACCGCGGTGCCGCAGTGGTCGCCGGAATGGCCGCAGCGCTTGGTCGCGTGGATCGCGTTGGCCGGCCTGACCGTGCTGGGCGCCAGTGCGGCGAACCGGCGGCCGCGTTCCGGGCTGACCGGGGCGGGAGCGCTGTTCGGGCTGCTGGCGTTGTGGGTCGTTCCGCCCGTGCTCGGGTTTCCGCTGCTGTGGACGGCGACGGTGCTGGCGTTGGCCAGCACCGTCCTGTTGGGACTGCTGCCGCGGATCGCATTGGTGACCTCCGGGCTGACCAGGCTCGATGATCAGCAGCTCGGTGAGCGGCCCGCGAGCCGGGGGTCCGTCCGGGCCGCGGTGGACTCGGCGCACCGCGGACTGGCGCTGGCCGTGCTGTGCACTGCCGCCTCGGCCGCGGTGGCGGGCTGGGTGCTCGCGCACGGCGCCAATGCTTGGGCCCTTGCATTGGCCTGCCTGCTGGGGGTGAGCACTTTCCTGCGCACCCGCGCCTGTCCGCTGGTCGTGGAAGTCGCGGCGCTGACCGCGGCGACGCTGGTAGTGGTGGCCGGGCTGGTGAGCCGATGGGCCGAGGCGCTGCCCGCCCAGTGGTGGGGTGCCGCGCTGGTCGCCCTGCTGGTGCTCGCGGCCGGATTCGTGGCGTTGACCTACCGGCCGCCCGCGCACGTGCAGGCGCGTGCCCGGCAGATCGCCGACCGCGTCGAAGGGATCGCGGTGATCGCGATGGTGCCGGTCGCGGTCGGCGTGTTCGGGCTCTACTCGCAGTTGCTGAACTAG